A DNA window from Arachis hypogaea cultivar Tifrunner chromosome 18, arahy.Tifrunner.gnm2.J5K5, whole genome shotgun sequence contains the following coding sequences:
- the LOC112772884 gene encoding protein NRT1/ PTR FAMILY 2.6, producing the protein MERTHSSLREEEARKNNTSGSKPGGWPSFPFIIATVAGITLASSGIWANLIVYLIQEFNIKSISATQISNVVNGTTNLVPFVAAIIADCFFGSFTLVLVSSCVSLLGTIVFALTASIKSLRPKQCINNGSNLCEAASMMQYGVLYVGIALAAIGFGGTRFTTAALGANQFHDNTHHQNIFFNWFFFTWYVVSVAGFTGVVYIQDNVSWGVGFWICVVSNMIGVMVFLMGYRYYLPQTPQGSAFVDLARVPVASIRKWKSQLSSSTHDYYNGAHHHDATLPPVSAIPAKRFRFFNRAALVTEGDSIEKSWRLCSVQQVEDFKKVIGILPLLTSSIFLAIPIGMESNLSLLQALVMEAHLGPHFKFPAGSLGVILLISTSIFLSLLDRVLWPFYQKLTGKTPTPLQRIGVGHVFNILGMVVSAIVESKRLKMFHDANKSMSILWLFPQLVLVGVGEAFHFPGQVAFYYQQLPQALSSTSTAMISLIIGIAFYLITALTHEIRRSTHWLPDNIDYGRVDNVYWMLVLFSGINFVYYLICATFYKYSKI; encoded by the exons ATGGAGAGGACACACTCATCCCTGAGAGAAGAAGAAGCTCGGAAGAACAATACTAGTGGCAGCAAGCCAGGTGGTTGGCCAAGCTTCCCCTTCATCATTG CCACAGTAGCTGGAATAACACTTGCAAGCTCAGGGATTTGGGCAAACTTGATTGTATATCTGATACAAGAGTTCAATATAAAGAGCATCAGTGCTACTCAGATTTCAAATGTGGTTAATGGAACCACTAATCTAGTCCCATTTGTTGCTGCTATCATTGCTGACTGTTTCTTTGGCTCTTTCACTCTTGTCTTGGTTTCCTCTTGTGTCTCTTTGCTG GGCACAATTGTATTTGCGTTGACTGCAAGCATAAAATCATTAAGGCCTAAACAGTGCATTAACAATGGATCAAACTTATGCGAAGCAGCTTCTATGATGCAATATGGTGTGTTATACGTTGGAATAGCGCTAGCAGCAATTGGTTTCGGTGGAACTCGGTTCACAACAGCAGCACTTGGAGCAAACCAGTTCCATGATAACACTCACCATCAAAACATCTTCTTCAACTGGTTCTTCTTCACTTGGTACGTTGTTTCAGTTGCAGGCTTCACCGGAGTGGTTTACATTCAAGATAATGTGAGTTGGGGTGTGGGGTTCTGGATATGTGTGGTGTCAAACATGATTGGTGTCATGGTTTTCTTGATGGGGTACCGCTATTATCTCCCTCAAACTCCACAAGGAAGCGCCTTTGTGGATCTTGCAAGAGTTCCTGTTGCTTCTATTCGAAAGTGGAAATCTCAGCTTTCATCATCAACACATGACTACTACAATGGTGCTCATCATCATGATGCTACGCTTCCACCAGTGTCCGCAATACCAGCAAAAAGATTCAG GTTTTTCAATCGTGCGGCTCTGGTTACTGAGGGAGACTCAATTGAGAAATCATGGAGGCTATGCAGTGTTCAACAAGTGGAAGATTTTAAGAAAGTGATTGGAATTTTGCCACTCTTGACTTCAAGTATATTCCTAGCAATTCCAATAGGAATGGAATCTAACCTATCACTTCTTCAAGCATTGGTAATGGAAGCTCACTTAGGACCCCATTTCAAATTCCCAGCAGGCTCCCTTGGCGTCATACTCCTAATCTCCACATCTATTTTCCTCTCTCTTCTTGATAGGGTCCTATGGCCATTCTATCAAAAACTAACTGGAAAAACACCCACACCACTCCAACGAATAGGAGTAGGACACGTGTTCAATATCCTGGGTATGGTTGTTTCAGCAATTGTTGAATCGAAGAGGCTTAAGATGTTCCATGATGCAAACAAGTCTATGTCTATACTTTGGTTGTTCCCACAATTGGTGTTGGTTGGTGTCGGAGAAGCTTTTCATTTTCCGGGGCAAGTTGCATTCTATTACCAACAACTCCCACAAGCACTGAGTAGCACATCAACGGCCATGATTTCTTTGATCATAGGGATAGCATTTTATCTAATCACTGCATTGACTCATGAAATTCGTAGAAGTACTCATTGGTTGCCTGATAACATTGATTATGGGAGAGTTGATAATGTGTATTGGATGTTAGTCCTCTTTAGTGGCATCAACTTTGTGTATTACCTCATATGTGCTACTTTCTACAAGTATAGCAAAATTTAG
- the LOC112771949 gene encoding uncharacterized protein, which translates to MENFDNVRVNTRVRRGFTDIYRREVGLSHPSGFARRFSASEALVQNLNLYGKLNGHEGCVNAVEFNSTGDLLVSGSDDRQVVFWNWASKTKLFAYPSGHSDNIFQTKIMPFTDDSRIVTSAGDGQIRLGVLREDGRADITLLGKHRGNVYKLAVEPGSPHIFYSCGEDGLVQHFDLRSSSATKFLCCSSSMGSNKDSTSKIGLNSIVIDSRNPYYFAVAGSDQYARVYDIRKCQWDAARNSDIPVNTFCPNHLIESDTVHITALAYSSSSELLVSYNDELIYLFEKNAGWGSSPSASSEDLKNIQQAQVYSGHRNQQTVKGVSFFGPSDEYVLSGSDCGHIFIWKKKDAKLVRLMVGDQHVLNQLEPHPHLPILATCGIENDVKIWAPLASDLPPIPVNAKEIIEANRKGREDQTRGTLPPAVIMHALRLQRRQTLAYIERRYNRADIMSDDEDSEDYILGLSDDVSSEEDSTANSRDCNIS; encoded by the exons ATGGAGAACTTCGACAACGTTAGGGTCAATACAAGGGTTCGACGAGGATTCACTGATATTTATAGGAGAGAGGTTGGGTTGTCTCACCCTAGCGGCTTTGCTCGACGCTTTTCTGCTTCAGAG GCTCTTGTGCAGAACCTGAATTTATATGGCAAGTTAAATGGTCATGAAGGTTGTGTGAATGCAGTGGAGTTCAACTCTACTGGCGACCTTCTTGTCTCAGGTTCTGATGACAGGCAAGTTGTGTTTTGGAATTGGGCATCCAAAACTAAATTGTTTGCATACCCTTCTGGCCACTCAGACAACATATTCCAGACAAAGATAATGCCATTCACCGATGACAGCCGAATAGTTACTTCTGCTGGTGATGGCCAG ATAAGGCTTGGTGTTCTTCGGGAGGATGGTCGAGCTGACATTACATTGTTGGGGAAGCACCGTGGAAATGTCTACAAGCTTGCTGTGGAGCCAGGAAGTCCACACATATTCTACAGTTGTGGTGAAGATGGTTTAGTTCAACAT TTTGATTTGCGAAGTAGTTCTGCTACAAAATTTCTCTGTTGTTCCTCATCTATGGGGAGCAATAAAGATTCCACAAGCAAGATAGGTTTGAATTCCATTGTGATTGACTCTAGAAATCCATATTACTTTGCTGTTGCGGGATCTGATCAATATGCACGCGTTTATGACATAAGAAAATGTCAGTGGGATGCAGCAAGAAATTCAGATATACCTGTTAACACATTTTGCCCAAATCACTTAATTGAGTCAGATACTGTGCACATCACAGCATTGGCTTATTCAAGCTCTAGCGAGCTCCTTGTTTCTTATAATGATGAGCTGATTTATCTGTTTGAAAAGAATGCCGGCTGGGGTTCTTCACCTTCTGCTTCATCTGAGGACTTGAAGAATATTCAACAGGCACAAGTTTACTCGGGCCATAGAAATCAACAGACAGTTAAGGGAGTGAGTTTTTTTGGCCCCAGTGATGAATATGTGTTGAGTGGCTCAGATTGTGGCCATATATTCATCTGGAAAAAGAAGGATGCTAAGCTGGTGCGATTAATGGTCGGTGACCAGCATGTTTTAAATCAACTCGAACCTCATCCACATTTACCTATTCTGGCAACTTGTGGTATAGAAAACGATGTGAAGATCTGGGCTCCCCTAGCAAGTGACCTTCCACCAATTCCTGTGAACGCGAAAGAG ATAATTGAGGCAAACCGGAAGGGCAGAGAAGACCAGACACGGGGAACCCTTCCTCCTGCTGTTATTATGCATGCTCTTCGCCTGCAGAGGCGGCAGACATTGGCCTACATTGAAAGAAGATATAACAGAGCTGACATTATGAGTGATGATGAAGATTCAGAGGACTACATTCTAGGATTATCAGATGATGTCTCTTCTGAAGAGGATTCTACTGCAAATTCAAGAGATTGCAACATTAGCTAA